In one window of Nakamurella alba DNA:
- a CDS encoding M20 family metallopeptidase, translating to MTTSVPDIDDADLLDLTQQLVRLRTVNTGAGVVEQPAADLVAQLMTSYGWQVTISEVAPGRPNVVGVVHGRGPGRTLMFEGHTDVVTEGDPDGWSFDPYSGDVVDGKLLGRGSADMKAGVAAMIHAARAVELGGFDGRIVVAALADEEGMMLGAKHFADAYRAAGGLDGAPIDAVIVCEPEGGELCTVAKGAVRARIDVHGVMAHGAMPHHGRNPLPAIGEILVGIGALEQELQENPGPHPHLGLTSITPTVLDAGQPAQVNVIPAVASVYLDIRTIPGIDHAELIDVLTALAETVAAARDLTATLEVIDDRPVVDTAEDDPVVLALRRAHEEVTGAPPPFGGVPGTTDGTILTRDAGLVTVVYGPGGKWIAHQVDEFVEVDDLVACARVYAATARHFLAAS from the coding sequence ATGACGACGAGTGTGCCGGACATCGATGACGCGGACCTGCTGGACCTCACGCAGCAGCTGGTCCGGCTGCGCACGGTGAACACCGGTGCCGGGGTGGTCGAGCAGCCCGCCGCCGACCTGGTCGCACAGCTGATGACCTCCTACGGCTGGCAGGTGACGATCAGCGAGGTCGCCCCGGGCAGACCGAATGTCGTCGGCGTGGTGCACGGTCGCGGCCCCGGCCGGACGCTGATGTTCGAGGGCCACACCGACGTCGTCACCGAGGGCGACCCGGACGGCTGGAGCTTCGACCCGTACTCCGGCGACGTCGTCGACGGGAAGCTGCTGGGCCGCGGGTCGGCCGACATGAAGGCCGGCGTCGCCGCGATGATCCATGCCGCCCGCGCCGTCGAGCTCGGCGGTTTCGACGGCCGCATCGTGGTGGCCGCGCTCGCCGACGAGGAGGGCATGATGCTGGGTGCCAAGCACTTCGCGGACGCCTACCGCGCGGCCGGCGGGCTGGACGGCGCACCGATCGACGCGGTGATCGTCTGCGAGCCGGAGGGCGGCGAGCTCTGCACGGTGGCCAAGGGCGCCGTGCGCGCGCGCATCGACGTGCACGGGGTGATGGCGCACGGCGCGATGCCGCACCACGGCCGCAACCCGCTGCCGGCGATCGGCGAGATCCTGGTCGGCATCGGTGCGCTCGAGCAGGAGCTGCAGGAGAACCCCGGCCCGCACCCGCATCTCGGCCTGACCTCGATCACCCCGACGGTGCTGGACGCCGGTCAGCCGGCCCAGGTCAACGTCATCCCCGCGGTCGCGTCGGTGTACCTGGACATCCGGACCATTCCCGGCATCGACCACGCCGAGCTGATCGACGTGCTCACCGCCCTGGCCGAAACCGTCGCGGCGGCACGGGATCTGACCGCGACGCTGGAGGTGATCGACGACCGGCCGGTGGTGGACACCGCCGAGGACGACCCGGTGGTGCTGGCGCTGCGCCGGGCGCACGAGGAGGTCACCGGTGCGCCACCGCCGTTCGGCGGGGTCCCCGGCACCACCGACGGCACCATCCTGACCCGGGACGCCGGCCTGGTCACCGTCGTCTACGGCCCCGGCGGCAAGTGGATCGCGCACCAGGTCGACGAGTTCGTCGAGGTGGACGACCTGGTCGCCTGCGCCCGCGTCTACGCGGCCACCGCCCGGCACTTCCTGGCGGCGTCGTGA
- a CDS encoding P1 family peptidase yields the protein MTVPEPAGGAGYVAFEPAPGPHNDLTDIPGLRLGHHDRIGDGYLSGTTVLLAPPGGMAAGVDVRGGAPGTRETDLLHPTASIERVHAIVLTGGSAYGLTAAGGAAEALEEQGIGFPVGRDPAEIVPIVPAAVLFDLGRGGSFRARPDADFGRAAVADALLADPGRMRRTGLVGAGTGAAACGLKGGLGMASAVLKDGTVVAALMATNAAGSPLDRRTGELLGARFLHVGDVAGGVPAPDDEQREALLTVIRGRDPHLVAASRRPGPVIENTTIGIVATDASLSKSQCTKLAGVAHDGLARALNPVHTAFDGDTVFGVATCARPAPDDLGLHDILTAAADVVTRAVVRSLLAATSVTTPADTWPSYSDLAAPAGR from the coding sequence GTGACCGTCCCGGAGCCCGCCGGTGGCGCCGGCTACGTCGCCTTCGAACCCGCGCCCGGCCCGCACAACGACCTGACCGACATCCCCGGCCTGCGGCTGGGGCACCACGATCGCATCGGCGACGGGTACCTGTCCGGCACCACGGTGCTGCTGGCGCCGCCCGGCGGCATGGCCGCCGGCGTCGACGTCCGGGGCGGTGCGCCCGGTACCCGGGAAACGGACCTGCTGCACCCGACCGCGTCCATCGAGCGGGTGCACGCGATCGTGCTCACCGGCGGCAGCGCCTACGGTCTCACCGCCGCCGGTGGCGCCGCGGAGGCGCTGGAGGAACAGGGCATCGGCTTCCCGGTCGGCCGCGACCCGGCGGAGATCGTGCCGATCGTGCCGGCGGCCGTGCTCTTCGACCTGGGCCGGGGCGGATCGTTCCGGGCCCGCCCGGACGCGGACTTCGGTCGCGCGGCCGTTGCCGACGCGCTGCTCGCCGATCCTGGGCGGATGCGGCGGACCGGTCTGGTCGGTGCCGGGACCGGTGCCGCCGCCTGCGGTCTCAAGGGTGGCCTGGGCATGGCGTCCGCGGTGCTGAAGGACGGCACGGTGGTCGCGGCACTGATGGCCACCAACGCGGCCGGGTCCCCGCTGGACCGCCGTACCGGCGAGTTGCTGGGTGCACGCTTCCTGCACGTCGGCGACGTGGCCGGCGGGGTGCCTGCGCCGGACGACGAGCAGCGGGAGGCGCTGCTGACCGTCATCCGCGGCCGGGACCCGCACCTGGTCGCGGCCTCCCGGCGGCCCGGGCCGGTCATCGAGAACACCACCATCGGGATCGTCGCCACCGACGCGTCGCTGTCCAAGTCGCAGTGCACGAAGTTGGCCGGCGTCGCCCACGACGGGCTGGCCCGGGCGCTCAACCCGGTGCACACGGCGTTCGACGGCGACACCGTCTTCGGCGTGGCCACCTGCGCCCGACCGGCGCCGGACGACCTCGGCCTGCACGACATCCTCACCGCCGCCGCGGATGTGGTGACCAGGGCCGTGGTGCGCTCGCTGCTGGCCGCCACCTCGGTGACCACACCGGCCGACACCTGGCCCTCCTACTCCGATCTCGCCGCGCCTGCCGGTCGCTGA
- a CDS encoding DUF998 domain-containing protein, giving the protein MVDSRTAPGLRARPVAVPVCWAATVLVFVLVVAMQAVKGDWLPPDISVSQYGVGSTGWVFSAFLVVLGVSTLLWWTRSPRARTSLVLLVAGALGCMVTAVVRTDPGGLQQSWTAKVHMAGSVLALVCLPLGMRILLAASRAALRRAGLLVTWGSALALILLLLAAFGLDTAGLGPQDSWAMWQAVAVVLDLALLLVVGAGLTRLRPADDRVDRSTGS; this is encoded by the coding sequence GTGGTCGACTCCCGCACTGCACCGGGCCTGCGGGCCCGGCCGGTCGCCGTACCGGTGTGCTGGGCGGCCACCGTCCTGGTGTTCGTCCTGGTGGTCGCCATGCAGGCGGTCAAGGGTGACTGGCTGCCGCCGGACATCTCTGTCTCGCAGTACGGCGTCGGCAGCACCGGGTGGGTGTTCAGTGCCTTCCTGGTGGTGCTGGGCGTGTCCACGCTGCTCTGGTGGACCCGGAGCCCTCGGGCCCGGACGTCACTGGTGCTGCTGGTCGCCGGCGCGCTGGGCTGCATGGTGACCGCCGTGGTGCGGACCGATCCCGGCGGGCTCCAACAGTCGTGGACGGCGAAGGTGCACATGGCCGGGTCGGTGCTGGCGCTGGTCTGCCTGCCGTTGGGCATGCGGATCCTGCTCGCCGCGTCGCGGGCGGCGCTGCGCCGGGCCGGACTGCTGGTGACCTGGGGGAGCGCCCTGGCGCTGATCCTGCTGCTGCTGGCGGCCTTCGGGCTCGACACCGCCGGCCTGGGCCCGCAGGACTCGTGGGCGATGTGGCAGGCCGTCGCCGTGGTGCTGGACCTGGCGCTGCTGCTCGTGGTCGGTGCCGGGCTGACACGACTCCGCCCGGCCGACGACCGGGTGGACCGGTCCACGGGTTCCTGA
- a CDS encoding NAD(P)/FAD-dependent oxidoreductase, whose amino-acid sequence MSEQSSPVRVVSARRRPHVVIVGGGMAGLMCIRALRKADVDVTLVDRHTYNAFQPLLYQVATAGLNPGDVTYFLRAARMSQRNISFRQGELVGIDSDAQTLAFKDGGSMSYDFLVLSTGATTNYFGTKGAEENTFAIYTRAQALALRDRIFTNLEHAAASTSGEELCIAVVGAGPTGVEMAGALAELRNDAMASIYPELDPRRTHIVLIEMAGKVLGPFDVKLQEYAAKALRERGVELRLNTSVAEVRPDGVEFGDGSFLKAGAVVWATGVTIPKLVAGWGLPQGRGGRITVDENLRVIGHKNIFAAGDLALTPDPLPQLGTPAQQEGKHIGKQISAQIIGRPLTAFTYHDKGTMATIGRRAAVCDIKVLGKSVRYTGSLAWLTWMLLHIVLLLGNRNRLATFVNLFTKYLAPSRRTNPIVGDVPVFEHGQAIREEEQKKQA is encoded by the coding sequence ATGTCCGAGCAGAGCTCACCCGTCCGCGTCGTGTCGGCCCGTCGCCGACCGCACGTGGTCATCGTGGGTGGCGGTATGGCCGGCCTGATGTGCATCCGCGCGCTGCGCAAGGCGGACGTGGACGTCACCCTGGTCGACCGGCACACCTACAACGCCTTCCAGCCGCTGCTGTACCAGGTCGCCACCGCGGGCCTGAACCCGGGCGATGTCACCTACTTCCTCCGGGCCGCCCGGATGTCGCAGCGCAACATCAGCTTCCGGCAGGGCGAGCTGGTCGGCATCGACTCCGATGCGCAGACGCTGGCCTTCAAGGACGGCGGCTCGATGAGCTACGACTTCCTGGTGCTGAGCACCGGGGCGACCACGAACTACTTCGGCACCAAGGGCGCCGAGGAGAACACGTTCGCGATCTACACCCGCGCCCAGGCCCTCGCGCTGCGCGACCGCATCTTCACCAACCTCGAGCACGCCGCCGCCTCCACCTCCGGCGAGGAGCTGTGCATCGCCGTCGTCGGCGCCGGCCCCACCGGCGTGGAGATGGCCGGCGCGCTGGCCGAGCTGCGCAACGACGCGATGGCGTCCATCTACCCGGAGCTCGACCCCCGCCGCACGCACATCGTGCTGATCGAGATGGCCGGCAAGGTGCTCGGGCCGTTCGACGTCAAACTGCAGGAGTACGCCGCCAAGGCGCTCCGCGAGCGCGGCGTCGAACTGCGGCTCAACACCTCGGTGGCCGAGGTGCGTCCGGACGGCGTCGAGTTCGGCGACGGGTCGTTCCTGAAGGCCGGCGCGGTCGTCTGGGCCACCGGTGTCACCATCCCGAAGCTGGTCGCGGGCTGGGGCCTGCCGCAGGGCCGTGGCGGCCGTATCACCGTCGACGAGAACCTGCGCGTCATCGGCCACAAGAACATCTTCGCCGCGGGCGACCTCGCGCTGACCCCGGACCCGCTGCCGCAGCTCGGCACCCCGGCGCAGCAGGAGGGCAAGCACATCGGCAAGCAGATCTCCGCGCAGATCATCGGCCGCCCGCTGACCGCCTTCACCTACCACGACAAGGGCACCATGGCGACGATCGGCCGCCGGGCCGCCGTCTGCGACATCAAGGTGCTCGGCAAGTCCGTCCGCTACACCGGCTCCCTGGCCTGGCTGACCTGGATGCTGCTGCACATCGTGCTGCTGCTCGGCAACCGCAACCGCCTCGCCACCTTCGTCAACCTCTTCACCAAGTACCTCGCGCCCTCCCGCCGCACCAACCCGATCGTCGGCGACGTGCCGGTCTTCGAGCACGGCCAGGCGATCCGCGAGGAGGAGCAGAAGAAGCAAGCCTAG
- a CDS encoding MarR family winged helix-turn-helix transcriptional regulator, with product MSDTRWLDEREARAWRALQHLRMPLELALNRQLAKDSGLSTADYSVLVALSEAPNHRLRARDLVRAVGWEKSRLSHHIRRMETRGLVTREECPTDARGAFIRLTAQGIVTIEQAAPGHVEAVRDLVIDRLTPEQLDSLAAIGEAVGAQLRAVGCPDAATAGEDDDEPPTTAVAPVVEEGCPSAARSVSLDLPFG from the coding sequence ATGAGTGACACCCGCTGGTTGGACGAGCGCGAGGCGCGCGCCTGGCGGGCCCTGCAGCACCTGCGCATGCCCTTGGAGCTCGCGCTGAACCGCCAGCTGGCCAAGGACTCCGGGCTCTCCACCGCCGACTACTCGGTGCTGGTGGCGCTGTCCGAGGCGCCGAACCACCGGCTGCGGGCCCGTGACCTGGTCCGCGCCGTCGGGTGGGAGAAGAGTCGGCTGTCGCACCACATCCGCCGGATGGAGACCCGGGGTCTGGTGACCCGTGAGGAATGTCCGACCGATGCCCGCGGTGCCTTCATCCGGCTCACCGCGCAGGGCATCGTGACCATCGAGCAGGCCGCGCCCGGCCATGTCGAGGCAGTGCGCGACCTGGTGATCGACCGGCTCACCCCGGAGCAGCTGGACTCCCTCGCCGCCATCGGCGAAGCGGTGGGGGCCCAGCTGCGGGCGGTCGGGTGCCCGGATGCGGCGACGGCCGGCGAGGACGACGACGAGCCGCCGACCACCGCCGTCGCCCCGGTGGTCGAGGAAGGCTGCCCGTCAGCGGCCCGGTCCGTCTCCCTGGACCTCCCGTTCGGCTGA
- a CDS encoding DUF5709 domain-containing protein: protein MSEYDDRDIDETDTTPDVSDGVQEQLTEGDTLERTGLKDQLDEGYSPPDRDPHIDVPTQAEEEAGLSLDELLSAEEPDVSADDPRSGLFDEEGEEVGDSRSGRLVSSDLGEYEDTEKELWGEDVGIDGAAASAEEAAVHVIDPEANEI from the coding sequence ATGAGCGAGTACGACGACCGGGACATCGACGAGACCGACACCACCCCGGACGTCTCGGACGGCGTGCAGGAGCAGCTGACCGAGGGCGACACCCTCGAGCGCACCGGTCTGAAGGACCAGCTCGACGAGGGCTACTCACCTCCGGACCGCGACCCGCACATCGACGTCCCGACGCAGGCGGAGGAGGAGGCCGGGCTGTCGCTGGACGAGCTGCTGTCGGCCGAGGAACCCGATGTCTCCGCGGACGACCCGCGCTCGGGTCTGTTCGACGAGGAGGGCGAGGAGGTCGGCGACAGCCGTTCCGGACGCCTCGTCAGCAGCGATCTCGGCGAGTACGAGGACACCGAGAAGGAGCTCTGGGGCGAGGATGTCGGCATCGACGGCGCTGCCGCGAGTGCCGAGGAGGCCGCGGTGCACGTGATCGACCCCGAGGCGAACGAGATCTGA
- a CDS encoding response regulator transcription factor, translated as MRVVIGEDLTLLRDGLIRLLAAHDFEVVEAVDNGPGLLRALVTHRPDVAVVDVRLPPTFTDEGLRAAIDARSQIPGLPVLVLSQYVEQLYARELLAGGDGGVGYLLKDRISDVEQFVDAVRRVAGGGTAMDAEVISQLLTRKRRGSAVDTLSPRETEVLGLMAEGRSNAAIAARMFVTEKAVGKHTNSIFTKLDLPVSEDDNRRVLAVLAYLNQ; from the coding sequence GTGCGCGTTGTCATCGGTGAGGACCTGACGCTGCTGCGGGACGGGCTGATCCGGCTGCTGGCCGCGCACGACTTCGAGGTCGTCGAGGCCGTCGACAACGGCCCGGGGCTGCTGCGCGCACTGGTGACGCATCGCCCCGATGTCGCGGTCGTCGACGTCCGGCTGCCGCCGACCTTCACCGACGAGGGGCTGCGGGCGGCGATCGACGCGCGCTCGCAGATCCCCGGGCTGCCGGTCCTGGTGCTGAGTCAGTACGTGGAGCAGCTGTACGCGCGGGAGCTGCTGGCCGGCGGTGACGGCGGCGTGGGATACCTGCTCAAGGACCGGATCTCGGACGTCGAGCAGTTCGTCGACGCCGTCCGCCGGGTGGCCGGCGGCGGCACCGCGATGGATGCCGAAGTGATCTCGCAGCTGCTCACCCGCAAGCGCCGCGGGAGCGCGGTGGACACCCTGTCGCCGAGGGAGACCGAGGTGCTCGGACTGATGGCGGAGGGCCGGTCCAACGCCGCCATCGCGGCCCGGATGTTCGTCACCGAGAAGGCCGTCGGAAAGCACACCAACTCGATCTTCACCAAGCTCGACCTACCGGTCAGCGAGGACGACAACCGCCGGGTGCTCGCCGTCCTCGCCTACCTCAACCAGTAG
- a CDS encoding sensor histidine kinase has protein sequence MSSSPPDRRDRPRTRHRTYIGAAAAFFGLGIASIVLLPLVIVSAALIAVWVGIPMLALSLQLLRLTSMGYRRVAGRVLRHQVEPPYRRSEARGFIDRFRNRITDPTTYRDLLWLPLAVVVGFPLGITALVFYLVFPVGVFVSPVLLRVFSALAGTVLRRADSEQMAQRIGELSRSRADAVDIQAAELRRIERDLHDGAQARLVALSMNLGLAEQLMDKDPDASRELIAESRQSASVALSDLRGLVRGILPPVLADRGLVGAIQALALGHPGPVEVDLDIQGHPPAPVESAMYFAVAEALSNSAKHAMAQHTWIWGRYTDGRLHLSVGDDGIGGAVLSPQGGLTGLGRRLAAFDGSVAVASPPGGGTIVNLEVPCALSSVRT, from the coding sequence GTGAGCAGCTCACCCCCGGATCGACGCGACCGCCCGCGGACCAGGCACCGGACGTACATCGGTGCCGCCGCGGCGTTCTTCGGCCTCGGTATCGCATCGATCGTCCTGCTGCCGCTGGTGATCGTCTCCGCCGCACTGATCGCGGTGTGGGTGGGCATCCCGATGCTCGCCCTCTCGCTGCAGCTGCTCCGGCTGACCTCGATGGGCTATCGGCGGGTCGCCGGCCGGGTGCTGCGGCACCAGGTCGAGCCTCCGTACCGGCGGTCCGAGGCACGCGGCTTCATCGACCGGTTCCGGAACCGGATCACCGATCCGACGACCTACCGTGACCTGCTCTGGCTCCCCCTGGCCGTCGTCGTGGGCTTCCCTCTCGGGATCACCGCGCTCGTGTTCTACCTGGTCTTCCCGGTCGGGGTCTTCGTCTCACCGGTGCTGCTGCGGGTGTTCTCCGCGCTGGCCGGGACGGTGCTGCGGAGGGCGGACTCGGAGCAGATGGCCCAGCGGATCGGCGAGCTCTCCCGCTCCCGGGCCGATGCCGTCGACATCCAGGCCGCCGAGCTCCGGCGGATCGAACGCGACCTGCACGACGGCGCCCAGGCCCGACTGGTGGCGCTGTCGATGAACCTGGGGCTCGCCGAGCAGTTGATGGACAAGGATCCCGATGCCAGCCGCGAGTTGATCGCGGAGAGCCGGCAGAGCGCATCCGTCGCCCTGTCCGACCTGCGCGGTCTCGTGCGCGGGATCCTGCCGCCGGTGCTGGCGGACCGAGGTCTGGTCGGCGCCATCCAGGCGCTGGCGCTCGGCCATCCCGGACCGGTCGAGGTGGACCTGGACATCCAGGGCCACCCGCCGGCACCGGTGGAGTCCGCGATGTACTTCGCGGTCGCCGAAGCACTGTCGAACTCGGCGAAACATGCGATGGCGCAGCACACCTGGATCTGGGGGCGGTATACCGACGGACGGCTGCACCTCTCGGTCGGTGACGACGGGATCGGTGGCGCGGTGCTCTCCCCGCAGGGCGGGTTGACCGGTCTCGGTCGGCGCCTGGCAGCATTCGACGGGTCGGTCGCCGTCGCCAGTCCGCCCGGGGGTGGCACCATCGTGAACCTGGAGGTGCCGTGCGCGTTGTCATCGGTGAGGACCTGA
- a CDS encoding GtrA family protein: MTRLPLVRFAGIGTAATLVQLAVFAVLNPWVPGLPANVLSWTVATLAANATQRSLAFSVHGTAGLGRDLAVGLVSSVLGLLVSVLIFGILDTEDTVTGLLILIGVNTAIGLSRYFLLRRWFLARTG; encoded by the coding sequence GTGACCCGTCTTCCGCTGGTCCGCTTCGCCGGTATCGGCACCGCGGCGACGCTCGTGCAGCTGGCCGTGTTCGCGGTGCTGAACCCGTGGGTGCCCGGCCTGCCGGCGAACGTCCTGTCCTGGACGGTCGCCACGCTCGCCGCCAACGCGACCCAGCGCTCGCTCGCCTTCTCCGTCCACGGCACCGCCGGCCTGGGACGTGATCTCGCCGTCGGTCTCGTGTCGAGCGTGCTGGGTCTGCTGGTGTCCGTGTTGATCTTCGGGATCCTCGACACCGAGGACACGGTCACCGGACTGCTGATCCTGATCGGGGTGAACACCGCGATCGGTCTGTCCCGGTACTTCCTGCTCCGGCGGTGGTTCCTCGCCCGCACGGGCTGA
- a CDS encoding TIGR04338 family metallohydrolase, protein MTPPRGAGRADAASTRDSQRSRVYDAQHLVQRLLDRSADHPVVEVAGSRITLPVERHFGAVADVQAYLDRVLALGWVRSTWPRAALPVGVRERAGHTQAHYEFAGATIALPPYRAGSAWALRELVVLHELAHHLTGPGPAHHGEEFLACYLELVDALIGTEAAFLLRVTLMDVGARVG, encoded by the coding sequence GTGACCCCGCCCCGCGGCGCCGGCCGGGCCGATGCCGCATCCACCAGGGACTCCCAACGCAGTCGGGTGTACGACGCGCAGCACCTGGTGCAGCGGCTCCTCGATCGTTCCGCGGATCATCCCGTGGTAGAGGTCGCCGGCAGCCGGATCACCTTGCCGGTCGAACGGCATTTCGGTGCGGTCGCCGACGTCCAGGCCTACCTGGACCGGGTGCTGGCGCTCGGCTGGGTGCGATCGACCTGGCCGAGAGCCGCCCTTCCGGTCGGCGTCCGGGAGCGGGCCGGGCACACGCAGGCGCACTACGAGTTCGCCGGAGCGACCATCGCCCTGCCGCCGTACCGGGCCGGATCCGCCTGGGCCCTGCGCGAACTCGTCGTCCTGCACGAGCTGGCGCACCACCTGACCGGGCCCGGGCCGGCGCACCACGGCGAGGAGTTCCTCGCCTGCTATCTGGAACTCGTCGACGCGCTCATCGGCACGGAGGCCGCCTTCCTGCTGAGAGTGACGCTGATGGACGTCGGTGCCCGGGTCGGCTGA
- a CDS encoding DUF2786 domain-containing protein, translating to MTDKNLSRIAALLRKAESTENEHEADAYLQAAQRLATLNSVDLAVARAHTTEKERRSVPEQRTIEIGPSGKRGLRTYVQLYLAIARANQVTCDIARNSTRVYAYGFDSDLDAVDALYSSLVVQMVRSCDAYLRSPERLAKDTVADVEDFWDGQRWRRRQVERPVHATTARINFQAAFAARIGKRLAQAREKAQAEVVADTARTGVELVLRAKEVELADHYKAHSTARGSWGGYRADAGHSEFSRRAGDRAGKVARLGANAEIGGARAGIEAR from the coding sequence GTGACCGACAAGAACCTGTCGCGGATCGCGGCACTCCTGCGCAAGGCCGAGTCGACGGAGAACGAGCACGAGGCGGACGCCTACCTGCAGGCCGCCCAGCGGCTGGCCACGTTGAACTCCGTCGACCTCGCGGTCGCGCGGGCCCACACGACGGAGAAGGAGCGTCGGAGCGTCCCCGAGCAGCGGACGATCGAGATCGGCCCGTCCGGGAAGCGCGGCCTCCGCACCTACGTGCAGCTCTACCTGGCCATCGCAAGGGCGAACCAGGTCACCTGCGACATCGCCCGCAACTCGACCCGGGTCTACGCCTACGGGTTCGACAGCGACCTGGATGCCGTCGATGCGCTGTACTCGTCGCTGGTGGTGCAGATGGTGCGGTCCTGCGACGCCTACCTCCGCTCGCCGGAGCGCCTGGCCAAGGACACCGTTGCGGACGTCGAGGACTTCTGGGACGGGCAGCGGTGGCGCCGGCGCCAGGTCGAGCGACCGGTGCATGCGACCACCGCCCGGATCAACTTCCAGGCGGCGTTCGCCGCACGCATCGGCAAGCGGCTCGCGCAGGCGCGGGAGAAGGCGCAGGCCGAGGTGGTCGCCGACACCGCGCGCACCGGCGTGGAACTGGTGCTGCGCGCGAAGGAGGTCGAGCTGGCCGATCACTACAAGGCACACTCGACCGCCCGGGGCAGCTGGGGCGGGTACCGGGCGGACGCCGGTCATTCGGAGTTCTCCCGTCGTGCCGGGGATCGTGCGGGCAAGGTGGCGCGACTCGGCGCGAACGCCGAGATCGGCGGCGCGCGGGCCGGTATCGAGGCCCGGTGA
- a CDS encoding GOLPH3/VPS74 family protein: MSDLLLVEEVFLLAHDEESGKQSAAVSMPGVLSGALLLDLALRELITVDEKKDVTTTGAVPDHPLLQEAIDVIVAEEKVRSVRQWLYQLASKMNPLLEKVGRSLVERGILGEQRAKFLGLFPTTRWPELDPAPEQQLRARLQQVLLQQVEPTDPDVALVALLEGLHLPATFVDKADRSHARKTATELTRMAERGEVISKTIGETLRGTQAAILGAVAASTAAAVATSAN, from the coding sequence ATGAGCGATCTGCTGCTGGTCGAAGAGGTGTTCCTGCTCGCGCACGACGAGGAGTCGGGCAAGCAGTCGGCGGCGGTGAGCATGCCGGGAGTGCTGTCCGGGGCGCTGCTGCTCGATCTGGCCCTCCGTGAGCTGATCACGGTGGACGAGAAGAAGGACGTCACCACCACCGGCGCGGTCCCGGATCACCCGCTGCTGCAGGAGGCGATCGACGTGATCGTGGCCGAGGAGAAGGTGCGCAGCGTCCGGCAGTGGCTCTACCAGCTGGCGTCGAAGATGAACCCGCTGCTGGAGAAGGTCGGCCGGTCGCTGGTCGAGCGCGGGATCCTCGGCGAGCAGCGGGCGAAGTTCCTCGGCCTGTTCCCGACCACCCGCTGGCCGGAGCTGGACCCGGCCCCCGAGCAACAGCTGCGGGCCCGGCTGCAACAGGTCCTGCTGCAGCAGGTCGAGCCGACGGATCCCGATGTCGCGTTGGTCGCCCTGCTCGAGGGACTGCACCTGCCGGCGACGTTCGTCGACAAGGCGGACCGGTCGCACGCCAGGAAGACCGCAACGGAACTGACCAGGATGGCGGAACGGGGTGAGGTCATCTCGAAGACCATCGGCGAGACGCTCCGCGGCACCCAGGCGGCGATCCTCGGGGCGGTGGCAGCATCGACCGCGGCGGCCGTCGCGACCAGTGCCAACTGA